The window GGAGGGGTCGTTGGGCACCGGGGAGAACCGGGAGGGGGTCGCCGGGTACCGAGGAGAGGCCGggtgggaggtgaggggggagccggggggggttAAAGGGGCCTGGAGGGGCCTaggggggcgctgaggggggTTAAAGGGGCCTGGAGGGGCCTaggggggcgctgaggggggatttgggggtgcTAAGGGGGCATTTGGGGGCCTGGAGGGGGGTTTTGGGGACCTGGAAGGGGGTTCTGGGGCCTGGAGGGGAATTAGGGTGTTGGGAGGGCTCTGAGGGGGACATTGGGGTCCTAAGGGGGCACTgaggggggttttggggtcatgGGAGGATAATATTGGGGTCCTAGAGGGGAATTAGGGTGTTGGAAGGGCTCTGAGGGGGACGTTGAGGTTCTGGAGGGGAACACTGGGGTCCTGAGGGGGCACTGagggggggtttggggtcctGGGAGGGGAATATTGGGGTCCTGGAGGGGAATTGGGGTGTTGGAAGGGCTCTGACGGGGATATTGGGGTCTTGGAGGGGGTTATTGGCGTCTTGGAAGGGCTCTGAGGGGGGTATTGGGGTCctgggagggtgctgggggggcttttggggtgctgggggggggaatTTGAGTCTTGGGAGAGCTCTGAGGGGGACATTGGGGTCCTGGAGGGGGACatttgggtttggggggggtattgaggggggatttggggtccATAGAGGGGAACTAAGGTCCTGGGAGGGCTCTAAGGGAGAGAATTGTGGTCCTGGGGGTGGATattggggtcctgggggtgcTCTGAGCATGGAATTGGGGTCTTGGAGCCGAATATTGAGGTCCTGAAAAGCAGTCGAGGACCTGAGtcaccccccagcaccccgtaTCCACATGGGGCGGCTCCGGGGCCGTTTTGGGGTCCCCCTCACCCCTTTTTGGGGTTCGCCCTCCCCACCCCGCAGCCCGAGGACCTGATGAACATGCAGCACTGCAACCTCCTGTGCCTGCCCGAAAACTACCagatgaaatattatttctacCACGGCCTCTCCTGGCCCCAGGtacccccccccagcacccatgggtgctccgGGGACACCCCCCAATTCCCCAAACCGACCCTAAACCCCGGGACTCGATCCTAAaaccctttttcccccttttttttgcagctttcctACATCGCCGAGGATGAAAACGGGAAAATCGTCGGCTACGTCCTGGCCAAGATGTGAGTGCGGCTCGGGGGGGGCCCCGTCCCCCCCCACCGCCACTTTTTGGGGTGTCCTGATAAAAAAATAAGGGGTGCTGAGAGGTTTTAGGGTCCCCCCCGTGTCTCATCCCGTTGTGTTTTAGGGAGGAAGACCCCGATGATGTTCCCCACGGGCACATCACGTCCCTGGTaagggggttttggggtcttttttggggggggaagaagAAATATGGGGGAAAATTTGGggtgttgggggaaaaaaggggggatGAGGGGTTTTTGGGGGCCGTGTAGGGGGTTTTGGGGCGATATGGGGGGGTTGGGAGGGATATTGTGATTTTTGGGGGGAATACAATGGGTTTTTTGgaggtgttgtggggttttgagGGAATATAGCGGGTTTTTTTGAGGATGTTGTAGGGTTTTTGGGGGTGTAGTGTTTTTTGGAGGGCATATTGTGGGGTTTTTGGGGCTTTTTGGAGGTTTATAGGATAGTAGGAGGAtatttgggggttttggggagaaTATAGTGTGGTTTGGGGGGGGATATAGGGGTTTGGGGGAATAttgggggggttttggggatACAGTGGCTTTTTTGGGGGTTatttgggggtttggggggaaTAGAGGGGTtctttgggggttttggggaaCTCTTTTTGGGATTTTCGGGGTTTGGGAGGCTatagtgtggttttttttttgatgttatcGGGCTTTGGGGGGAtattgagggttttttttggggatACAGCGGCTTTTGGGGGGTTATTTTAGGGATATTACGGAGTTTTGGGGGACTGTAGTGGTTATTTTGGGGGAtattgtggggttttggggacTACAGTGTTTTTTGAGGGTTTTAGGGGGATACAGTGGCTTTTTTGGGGGATATTGCGGGGTTTTGGGGGGATAGAGTGGGGTTTTATGGGCTATtaggggttttggggggataTAATGGGGTTTTATAGGCTATTAGGGGTTTTGTGGGGGaagttgtggggttttgggggaatATTGAGGTTTTTGGTGTATTGTGGGGATATTATGGTGTTTTGGGGGGGAATATAGTTGCTTGTTTGGGGGTTATTCTGGAGTTTTGGGGGGATAtagtttttttggggggaatagtggtttttttggggggtataGTGTTTTTTTAGGGGGGAttttgtggggtttggggggattttgtggtgttttggtGGCTCTTGTGGGGTTTTTGGGTGGCTCTTGTGAGCCTGTTCGCTCCCACCTCATTTGGTGGCCTTCCACTCGATTTCGGGGGCTCCTCCTGGCGGTGCCAAGCTGCGGGGGGGTCCCGAAAAGCTTTTGGGGTGCCCTAAACCCctcattcccccccccccgcaggcGGTGAAGCGCTCCCACCGGCGTTTGGGGCTGGCGCAGAAGCTGATGGACCAGGCGTCGCGGGCCATGATCGAGAACTTCAACGCCAAATACGTCTCCCTGCACGTGCGCAAGAGGTGGGggcccccccaaatcccctttTACAATCCGGGGGGGGGCCcctaaatcatattttttccccccatttctttattttttttggcagcaacCGGGCGGCTCTGCACCTCTACTCCAACACCCTCAACTTCCAGTGAGTGCTGGTTTTAACTGGGGGGGTGGGATAAACAAACTGGGGGGGCTGAAAGTTGAGGGGGGGGCACGAGGAGCCCCAAAATAACCCCCCctgtgctgcccccccccaggatCAGCGAGGTGGAACCCAAATATTACGCCGACGGCGAGGACGCCTACGCCATGAAGCGGGACCTCACCCAGATGGCAGACGAGGTTGGACCCCCCCCCTAATAAAAAACACCCCCAAATCCACTTGGGGGGGGGCACGCGGGGtcaatttctcctttttttcactCGAAAAacccttttttcttgttttttctcgTCCTCACAGCTGCGGAAACAAGTGGAGCAGAAAGAGCGGGgtcgccccgcagcccccagccccggtgagcccccccggggggggggggagggctgTGGAAGCGGgggcccccccgccgcccccggggcgCCCCCCCCTGAGGACAGCGGGGCCGACAGCAAGGACGTGAGCGAGGTGAGCGAGGCCACCGAGAGCACCGATGTCAAGGACAGCTCCGAGGCCTCGGATTCCGCCTCGTaggggcccccccccccaaaaaaaatataaaaatttggggtgagggggggcTACGGGGGACCCCAAGCCACCCCGTTTttgttggggtgggggggaataaagctctcccttctctgcttttgtttgttgtggAGTTTTGggggagttggggggggggggttatttggggggtgtggggtttggggggtgtagggggattttggggtgggggttTGGGGGATTTAGGGGGAATTTGGGGTGGGTTTTTGGAGTTTAGGGGGACTTTAGGGTGCTTTGAGGAGGTTTAGAGGGAAtttggggtgggtttgggggcttTAGGCGGAATTTGGGGTGCTTTGAGGAGGTTTAGAGGGAAtttggggtgggtttgggaAGGTTTATGGGCTgtttggggtgggtttgggggcttTAGGCGGAATTTGGGGTGGGTTGGGGGATTTTAGGGTGCTTTGAGGAGGTTTAGAGGGAAtttggggtgggtttggggaggTTTTAGGGGGGTTTGGGGGCAGCTTTGGGTGAGGTTGGGGCAATTGGAGGGGTTTAGGGGCATTGTAGGGGGGCTTTGGGGAAATTTGGGGATTTAGGGGGAATTAGGGGTGGGGTTTTGGAGTTTAGGGGGATTTTAGGGTGCTTTGAGGAGGTTTAGAGGGAAtttggggtgggtttggggaggTTTTAGGGGTGTTTGGGGTTAGTTTTGGGTGAGGTTGGGGTAATTGGAGGGGTTTCAGGCCATTTTGGGGTGACTTTGGGGGAGAttggggggctttggggtgacTGGGGGAAATTAGGGGGATTTTGGAGGGACATTAGGGCAATTTTGGGGTGTTTAGGGGCGTTTTGGCATGGCTGGAGGCTTTTATGGGGGATTTAGGGACACTTTGGGGTGACTTTGGGGGTTTTCAGGGCGTTTTGGGGTGACTTTGGAGGGTTTAGGTTGGCTTCAGGAGGTTTAGTGGAGCTTTGGGGTGTCTTGGGGTGGGTTTAGGGAGGTTTGGGGCGACTTTGGGGGGTTTAAGGGTGTTtgggggagatttggggggaTTTAGTGGGGTTTGGGGCAACTTTCGGGAGCCCACGTGGGACCAGGGCAGGGGGTGAGGGGGCGTGGCTTCGTGGCCACGCCCCCGCTCGCTGATTGGCCAGGAGGCGGGGCAAGGCTGCGGGCTGCACCGGGGCGAGGCCTCTATGCCATGGGGGCGTGGCTTGGCTCAACCCCGCTCGCTGATTGGCGGCGGCGCGCCCCGAAGGCGGTTGCTTTGGGCTGCCGGAAGCGGAAGTGGCTCATTTTTACTTCCGGCGGCCGTGCGGGGAGGAGCTGTACGCGGCCGCGGCAGGCTCCGGAGCTGGGCCTAGAGGTGggggggggatatggggggggggggacgcggtactgggggcagagggacaccgtttgtaaatcttttttatttattatagtatttaagattttttttttttaaaaaaaggaatttttaaaaattttcgctgcaaaatgtacaaaaatCGCTCAAGCCTCCCCAAAAATCTCTCTGCGGGGAGGGGGAAAATATTGCGGGGGGGGGTCTTCAGAGGCGGGGGGGGATACTGAGCCCCCCCCTCAGattggggggtttggggggggggttcaaGGCTGCCAAACACCctgagatgtgtttttttggggggatttttacccaagatatttttttgggggggttggaCCCCCCCAAATTCATCCTCTGTCCCCCTTGGGCTCCGTCCGTCTGTCCTGGGGCGCCTCAGCCACGACTTCTTCCACCCCACTGCCTggaaaagaggggggggggcaccatCAGAAGCCCCCTTTTTTGGGttggggggggcaggaggatttggggttgttttttttttgggggggggggtctcttACCATCCCCATCATCGAGGATCTCCTGCACGTCCTCGTCGTCGTCCACGATCACCACGCTGTCCTCCCCGCTCTCGctgtggggtgtgggggggggcacggTGTTGGGGTCCcgtcccccagcacccaccccctccccaaaaaaaaatctgttcacccccccccaaaaaggcTGACCTTTCAGGGGGGGCCTCAGCGCCCTCATCCAGCAGGTAGAACGGCAGCGGGTTCGGCCACAGCTCCTCCTTGATGATctggggggggaaatgggggggtCAGGGGAtgctgggaggcactgggaagggtactgggggcactgggaggggtactgggggcactgggatgTCCTCAAAGGCAtactgggaggtgctgggggacacTAGGAAGGGTTTAGATACCAAAAGGAGCCCAAATAGGGATTTGAGAGAGGactggggagcactgggatgTACTGGGAGGGGTACTGGGGGAACTGGGATATCCTCGAAGGTAtactgggaggtgctgggggacacTAGGAAGGGTTTAGATACCAAAAGGAGCCCAAATAGGGATTTGAGAGAGGactggggagcactgggatgTACTGGGAGGGTACTGGGAACACTGGGATGGgtactgggggcactgggatgTCCTCAAAGGGCTactggggggtgctggggcagggttTAGGTACAGGAAGGAGCCCATACATGGGTTTGAGAGCACTGGGACATACTGGGATGTTCTGGGAGggtactgggagcactgggatgAGTTAGAACTGGTACTGGGATGGAGCGAGGAGAGTACTGGGAGTACTGGGATAGCTTTGAAGGAGTTGTGGAGTACGGGGAGGGTGCTGGGAGAAGCCCTGAGCCCTGTTCCAAAGGGTACCGGGGACCACTGGGAGATACTGGGATGTCCTGGGAAGCACAGAGAAGTGCTGGGAGtgtactgggagcactggggtgGTGATGGAGGGGCTACTGGGAGGtactgggaggtgctggggggcactgggaggtgctggggggcactgggagcgGCAAGGGGAGCACTGGGAAGAGCACTGGGAGAACTGGGTTGTGCTTGAAGTTGTACTGGCTATACTGGGATGTGCTTGGGGGTGTACTGGCTATACTGGGAGCATACTGGGAGGTACTGGGAGCGTACTGGGGCTCACCTCGGCCACTCGATCCCCCGCGGGGAAGCTGTGATCCCCGAACCAGGCGAAGAagctgcggggaggggggcgaCCCTTGtggggccggccccgggggtCCTGCCCCTGCCACCACCGGATTGGGGTCGAGTGGGACACCAGGTGacctgcgggggggggggggggggtcactaAAACAACCCCCCCCGAGCCCAAAAACCGAGTTTTTTACCCCAAGCTCACCCACCGGAGGGGCCGCGCACGAATTCCTTGGCCACGACGTGGTTTTGGAAGTAGGGGTTGACGGAGAAAAAGAACCGGATCCTGCAGCCGGGCCGGGTGGGGCCGAATTCTTCCACCTGCAAGACCCCCCAGAGCATCATCCCAAGCTGGGGGGGGTCCaaatttattttgggggggtccccaaatcctaaaatccccccccccaggtaCCTGCAGGCCGGTCATGTAGCTCAGCGCGTCCTCGTCGCGGTCGCTGATCATGGCCGAGAGCTGGGGGTGGTTGAGGAactgggagaggaggggggggcgTTAAGGGAAGCAGGAGGGCGAGGTTTTTAACCAAAATAacagccccccaccccccaaaaaaatatatatataaaataatataaaatatataaaaatatataaagataaaatagaaatatatattaaatataatagatattataataatatataatacaaaatatataaaaatatataaaaataatatatgaattatataaaaatattaaaaataaaaaaaaataaaaaataaaaaaaatataaaatatataaatataaaatataaatatatattaaatatattataataatatataatataaaatatataaaaatataaaaacatataaaaataatatataaattatacaaaataatataaaaatataaaaaatatataaatataaaatataaacatatattaaatataatataataatatataatataaaatatataaaaatataaatatatataaaaataatataaaaattatataaaataatataaaatatataaatataaaaatataaaaatataaaatataaatatatattaaatataatataataatatataatataaaatatataaaaatatataaaaataatgtataaattatataaaaatataaaaattaaaaatataaaagtataaaaatatataaaaatatataaaaatataaaaaataaatataaaaatatataaaaatatataaaaaaatatagaatatagaaataataaataaaaggatacGGCGGTGACCCAGAAGCCCGGGATGTGCTGGATGAGGTGGTTGCGGCGCTGCAGGTGGGGCCGGCGGCGCAGCCCGAATTTGGCGCGGAGGCGGCGGAAGGCGcgcgccgcctcctcctccacggcctccagctccagctgcacgGCCTCCAGCGCCGCCAGGTAGCGGCCGGGCCCTTCgtccccctcctcttcctcgtcttcctcctcctcctcctcctcgcccagCGAGATGACGGCACAATCCTCCGGGTTTGGCCTCTTCTTCTGGCCCTTGGCCTCGCCGTTCCGCTCCGGGCAGGCGGGGGTGGCGGTTTCCAGGCCTCCCGTAGGGGTGGTGGCGGTTTCCAGGCCTCCCGTAGGGGTGGTGGCGGTTTCCAGGCTGCCCTCAGGCTCCGGGGTGGGCTCCAGGCCTCCGTTCTCGCTCCTGGCGGGGGTCTCTAGCCTCCCTTTGGGCTCCGGCCTCCCTTTGCCACTCATGCTTTGCTCTGAGCCACTGCCATTGGTGGTTTCCAGGCCCCCCTTGGCCTCCGGCCTCCTTTTCCCACTCGTGCTTTGCTCTGAGCCGCTGCCATTGGTGGTTTCCAGGCCCCCCTTGGCCTCCGGCCTCCTTTTCCCACTCGTGCTTTGCTCTGAGCCGCTGCCATTGGTGGTTTCCAGGCCCCCCTTGGCCTCCGGCCTCCTTTTCCCACTcatgctctgctctgagcagctgccaGCGGCGGTCTCCAGGCCCCCCTTGggcctcagcctccttttcctATTCGTGCTTTGCtccaagcagctgctggtggtggtttCCAGGCCCCCCTTAGCCTCCGgcctccctttccccctcgGGCTTTGCTCCGAGCAGCTGCTGATGGCGGTCTCCAGGCCCCCCTTGGGctccagcctcctcttcctGTTTGCGCTTTGCTCCCCGCATCTCCCAGTGGCGGTCTCCAGCCCCCCCTGACACCTACCACCGGCCTCCAGCCCCAATTTTCCCCTCTCCGGGCTCCCATCCGGCGTGCTGGCGCTCTCTGGGTTCCCTAGGATGGGACAAATGGCAGTTTCAAGGACCCCACGGAACCCCGATGCTGGTTTCCAGGCCCCCCATGTTACTGCTTTCCTCCTTGGCTGTTCCCAGACCCCCACACACACAGTCCTTTGGTGGTTTCTAGACTCCCCCCAGCAGTACCCTGCCCCCCGCCATTCATCCCAGGGCTGTTTCCAGGCTCCCCAGTTAATCCTGTGGTGGTTTCCAGCACCCCCATTCATCCTGTGGCTGTTTCTAAGCCTCCCCCCATTCATCCCAGGGCAGTTTCCAGTCCCCCAGTCCCACCATAGCAGTTTCCAGAACCCCCCTAGTCCCCCTATGGTGGTTTCCagccccccccttccccacctcgTCCATCACTTGGCAGTTTCCAGGCCCCCCATTCATTCCCTGGTGGTTTCCAGGCCTCCCATTCATCCCATGCTGATTTCCAGGCCCCCCAGTCCCCCCATGGCGGtttccagccccccccccccccagtccccctATGGTGGTTTCCAGACCCCCCATTCATTCCCTGGCGATTCCcagcccccccaacccccccgtGGCAGTTTCTAGGCCCCCCCGTTCTCCTATGGCAGtttccagcccccccccagtccccctgTGGTGGTTTTCAGTCCGCCCCATTCATCCCCTGGCGGTTTCCAGGCCCCCCCGTTCATCCCCTGGCGGTTTCCAGGCCTCCCCATTcatcccccagcagctcccattCATCCCATGGCGGTCTCCAggccccccacacccccctcaCGGCAGTTTCCAGGCTCCCCCACATCCCCCCTCAGCAGTTTCCaggcctcccccccccagcgGTTTCCAGACCCTCCCCCCAACCCGCCTCAGGGCGCATGCGCGCCGGCCCCTCTCACCGCGGCCTACCGGCGGGGGGTGACGCCTccaggcccggcccggcgggcGGATCCAAGCGGCGGAGCTTGGCGGGGGGAGACGACGGCGGCGGGGGCcgctcccccccggccccgctcatggcggcgggggcgggggcggctcCAGGGCCGGGCGGGCTCCGGCGAGCCGGGAGAGCGCCCTCACCGCCCCCGCCCTGCGCGGCTACTTCCGCCCgcgagggggcgtggcctcgcCGCGTCACGTGCCCCCCTTTGGCGGGCTCAGGGGAGAGGCGGGGGCTCGTTGCGCATGCGCGGTGCGGGCTCCGGGCACGTGCGGCCGGCGCGAGGGCGGCGCGGTGACGTGAGCACGTCAGTGGCGGCCGAGCCGCCGGAGGGGGTGGACGTGCGGTCGCGCTCTCCCTGGAGCTAGGCCTCAAGTACCGGGGGGGGGTGTGTGTAAAAGgccggacccccccccaaaaaaaaaaatcaaacccagGGGACCCCCCCTGTGTGTTGCGGGGCCCCCCGTTGGGCTGCATCGCGGTGAGTTGAAGCGGCCGCAAgcgcccgccccccccccccaccgcctCAGTCTGTGCACCCCCCCCATTGCCCCCCCCATTTCACACACAGGCCTGGCCCCCCCCTTATATttatgtcccccccccccttattttCCCTCAAGCATCTGAGGACCCCCCCCAAGTTCCCCTCCAAGCCTCTGAGGCCCCCCAATttgccccccccacccccccatttccccccccaggtgccccccccccgacccgcagagcccccccccTTAACACAACCCCGATTTTCAGCCCCCCCCCGCGTTATAaatccgccccccccccccggtgttTGTCAGCCCGTGACCTTTGCAGGGACCTTCCCCGGGGCAGGAAGCGGCTGCGACAGAGaaacggggaggggggggggctgaaaatggggtggggggagcccagccatcaccccccccccccaaaaaaaaataatttaaccccccccccctctaAATCCCACAAGGAATCAGGGCAAGCGCGTTTCCAGGGCTGTATCTACACCAGGCCACGAAatggaggcgggggggggggcacaaaattatcgagccccccccccaaatgtgatgattttttttggggggggggcccaTGTCttaattgggggggggggcgtccACAAGGCAGGGGGGGGTGATGAGAAATTGGGGTTCATGCGGTgatgctgggggtgccccatgctgccccccccccacacttaatgacccttttttttttttttaagggggggggggcccaTTTtatgtgccccccccccacgcccctCACGTCAACCAGGCCAAGGCCAAGTAGATCCCCAAGGCCAAAGCCGCCGTGGGCCCCCCCCCGTCGCCGCACGCCACCGGCACCAACACGGCCAAGGCCAAAACCACCCCGCAGCGCCTCAGtgccccccccagtgcccccccccggccgggggggggcctcGCAGGGACCACCAAAGCCCCCACCAACGGCCCCCCCCTGCCCCGTAacacgggggggctgcggcggccCCCGAACCCCCCCTCGTAACGCCGCGCCATCTCGGCCGCCAGCGAGGTGTTGGGGCCCCTTTCGGGCGCGGGGGGGGGCAAATTTTCGGGGGGGGGCCCCAGGGTGTCGTTTcctggccccccccccccccccgccacgaAGGCGCCGGAGGTGGGAGAGGtaaagctgctccagctcccggGCCACCGCCTCCTCCTCGGCACCCTGttaaaaagggggggggcaaaaaaaattttttggggtggggggggggcccaAAAGGGTCAGGGGGGGGTTAaaaagttgggggggggggttggtttTGGAAGGGGGGGGCGCTCACCTGTGGCTGGTCAGCTTCCGAGGGGGGTGGTAGCGGCGGAGGGTCGGGGGTAGGGtctggggggggaaaaaagagggggggggcaAAATGGGGGGGTTAAACCCCAAAATGGGGGGGTTAAACACCAAATTGGGGGGGTCAGAACCCCAAAATGGGGGGGTGAAAACCCCAAAATGGGGGGGTTAAACCCAAAAATGGGGGGATTAAACCCCGAATTGGGGGGGTCAAAACCCCAAATTGGGGGGTCCAAGCCACAAAATGGGGGGGTCAAAACCCCAAATTGGGGGTCAGACCC is drawn from Aythya fuligula isolate bAytFul2 unplaced genomic scaffold, bAytFul2.pri scaffold_110_arrow_ctg1, whole genome shotgun sequence and contains these coding sequences:
- the LOC116501499 gene encoding putative testis-specific Y-encoded-like protein 3 encodes the protein MSGAGGERPPPPSSPPAKLRRLDPPAGPGLEASPPAGNPESASTPDGSPERGKLGLEAGGRCQGGLETATGRCGEQSANRKRRLEPKGGLETAISSCSEQSPRGKGRPEAKGGLETTTSSCLEQSTNRKRRLRPKGGLETAAGSCSEQSMSGKRRPEAKGGLETTNGSGSEQSTSGKRRPEAKGGLETTNGSGSEQSTSGKRRPEAKGGLETTNGSGSEQSMSGKGRPEPKGRLETPARSENGGLEPTPEPEGSLETATTPTGGLETATTPTGGLETATPACPERNGEAKGQKKRPNPEDCAVISLGEEEEEEEDEEEEGDEGPGRYLAALEAVQLELEAVEEEAARAFRRLRAKFGLRRRPHLQRRNHLIQHIPGFWVTAFLNHPQLSAMISDRDEDALSYMTGLQVEEFGPTRPGCRIRFFFSVNPYFQNHVVAKEFVRGPSGHLVSHSTPIRWWQGQDPRGRPHKGRPPPRSFFAWFGDHSFPAGDRVAEIIKEELWPNPLPFYLLDEGAEAPPESESGEDSVVIVDDDEDVQEILDDGDGSGVEEVVAEAPQDRRTEPKGDRG
- the NAA10 gene encoding N-alpha-acetyltransferase 10 translates to MNIRNARPEDLMNMQHCNLLCLPENYQMKYYFYHGLSWPQLSYIAEDENGKIVGYVLAKMEEDPDDVPHGHITSLAVKRSHRRLGLAQKLMDQASRAMIENFNAKYVSLHVRKSNRAALHLYSNTLNFQISEVEPKYYADGEDAYAMKRDLTQMADELRKQVEQKERGRPAAPSPGEPPRGGGEGCGSGGPPAAPGAPPPEDSGADSKDVSEVSEATESTDVKDSSEASDSAS